ACTCAATTTACAAGGTTTGAAAACATTTTGCAACTCATCCATTTGACTTCCTCGGTTCTGAGGTCAGGCGGAGACTCTGGTATTTATTTCTGCCAAGAGGCCATTCCTGTCACGTCTCAGGAGCCATCCGAGACATGACTGAGATGATGTGAATGGTTTGACATAGGAAAATGCTGGGGTAGTGATGTAATTATTGCTCCATATAGATAGCAGAAAGATGGTGTAGCAGCACCTCCCACCCCAACCCCCTGGTTCAGAGGGCTATTCTGGCCTGACGTGATCTCTTTCACGCCCCTCTCAAACCATACATCCTTTTTCCAAGATATGGACATATCCATTGGTCAGGGTCCCTGCCTCACATCAGAACTGAGCAAGCCAATCGATGAGCAGTGAAAGGTTTTCAAACCCTACAATAGCAATTCAGATGGGTAATTTTTTTCCCTGTGTAAGTAACATTACCACCTGGATGACTGACACGAATCTTCAGACGtcaaaggttgaaccagttcatccggatacgtttattgacatacgtttcatctCGCAACTCAGCGACATCTTAAGTCTGAAGATGGTAGACTGATAAATGCTGTACTAGGTATTAATATTATGTATTGGTATTAtgcatctgtcagtaaacatccagataaactgattcaaccttctttggtttcttAACaggtttattgagcatgcatcaggacaGAATCTTTAGAGTTTCACAGCATGTTTTGCCTGATGACATAAATAATGTGAGTAACCTGCCCTTCTATCACCTTACTCAGACATTGGAGAATATCAAGAGGAAACAGGTGGAGAAGTATCATAAAGCTCCAGAGGGGAAGAAGGAAGAGATTGAGTGTAACCCATATACCATCTTTCACCAGGCTCTGGAGAACTGTAAGCCAGTCATTGGGCTAAGTAGCATACAGAAAGGCGGAAAGTACTATCAGGTAAATCACTGGAGCTGTTAATGATAAAGAAATCTCTCGAAGTTATTAATAAAGTAGGCTTATGAAATGCTCTGAAGCTTGAAAGTTGCAACAGCATTAACAttacggggcgtctgggtagtggagcggtctattccattgcctaccaacacggcgattggcggtttgaatccccatgttacctccggcttggtcgggtgtccccgcagacacaattggctgtgtctgcgggtgggaagccggatgtgggtgggaagccggatgtgggtatgagtcctggtcgctgcactagcgccttctctggttggtcgggggaacggcgtgatcctcccacgcgctacgtccccctggtgaaactcctcaccatcaagtgaaaagaagcagctggtgactccacatgtatgggaggagacatgtggtagtctgcagccctccctggatcggcagagggggtgcagcagcgaccgggctggcttggaagagtggggtaattggccaagtacaattggggaggggaaaaaaaaaaaatccacccccccccaaaaaaaaccccattaacaTTACATTTGGCTGTTTTGCAAATTTCCCAACAAAATTTTAagttacattttttttccttgaATCTTTCTCAGGTGCCCGTTCCACTTACTGACAACAGGCGTCGCTTTCTGGCAATGAAATGGCTAATCACGGAGTGCAGGGAAAACAAGCACAGACGCACTCTCATGTACGAAAAACTTTCCGAGGAACTCCTGGCAGCCTTTATCAAGGAGGGCAACGTTATTAAAAAGAAGTTCGAACTGCACAAGATGGCTGAAGCCAACAGAGCCTTTGCCCATTACCGGTGGTGGTAGTCCTCAGTTGTTAAAGAAACCCAAAGGGACCCAATATaaaagaagaacaacaacaacaaaacaagttAGTCAGAAATGATTGGCTGAACCgatggatttttcttttcttttttgctgaaAAATAAAAAGTGGTGGCCACAAAGTATAAATAGAAGAATTGGTAATATGTGCCCCAAAACCTCACTGTACATAGTAAACACTGCAATTATCCTCTGGTGATAGGCCACTGTATGAAATGTTGTTATATTATAAATGGCTGGTTTCTGCAGTTAAGCTGTGAAACACTAGGGTGAATTAAACATGGGTAGctgaaaaatgttttgttttttgtattgaGCTTGTATGGCCATAGTGTACAATAAATTGTGAGAAAACACACAGTGCCCAACCCTTACTTTTAACTGTCACATACACACGACTGAGAAACCAAGGTCAAAAAACATTGTTCAAACTCGATATATTAGAGCTAGTCTTTTTGCAGTCTATTCAATCAAACAAAAAAGTCACTGGAACAAATAATGAACATAATATTGAACAAAAACATTACAGCAAGTACTACGCCCAGTCGCGACAGAGGGGACATACTATGTGCAACCCCAGCATTGGGAGACAGACACTCCAGACTCAACTTGGTAATTTCTAGAGAATCAAAGTCATAAGCAGTCAGCAAGCTTATCCAGTTGTTCATGATAAGATTATACTCAGTTACCAATATCTGGGTACACACAATGCTGGAGAAGAAACCTAAACAGGAACCGTGTGCTACGTACGCAGGGTTTCCCTCCAACCAGTCACTGCACCGTCACCCAGAGGAtgtgtgaaatcagctggtgtaacgATTGGTGAGAAGGAAACCCGGCATGCTCTTAAGGACCTCGTTGGTCCTGGATGCCTGTGTTTGGCCTGAAGAATTTTTTGAGATGTCTTGCATGTCCTAAATCTCACAAGAGTTGGAAATTTCCTGCAATTAAGAAGGTTTTTATTTgtaatgaggtttttttttttagccaactTACATAAAGCATCTCTTAAAATATTACTTGATTTTAATTCTTCCTATGAGCCGGATTGATGAGAAAGTTTTCCTCTTAGCAGTGGTGAAAGTGAACTAAGACGTAAAGCGACTTAATTTTCAAATGCTTTGAGAAACTCTGTCCCTCGCGCTGTTGTATCTATCAAACCCATTATAAACTTTAGTTGTCAATTTATGCCATAGAGGTTGCAGGAATCATATGACCAAATAAAGCATTGCTTAATGTTCATGTGATTGTCAGTAGCATGTCCCACTTTAACCTTGCTAGTGTTCATCCTGTGTTTGTGTTCGATGCCAAGGCACTGCTTTGGTTTTGAGTCATTAAAGCTGTCACTGAGCATAGCAGAAGTAAGTTGTAACATTATGGTAATGCAAGTGCTGGTGAAACCTTAACATTCAATTAATCAAAATACAATTCAAATGAACAAGAGGACCATGACCCCCTCAAAAGGTGAAATAACAAAAATCAGAGTAAATGCAATGATCTACTGGAGATGTACTCTGCATACAACTTATCATGGCAAATTAAAACAAGCCCAAggggatggatagagagagacttgatttaaaaaaatgtttggaaTTTGTCGAAGTGGTCCTGTATTGGGTATGATTCTGTATATGTCATGTTGGCACTATTTCTTTTACAAAAGAAACAAATGTAAACCCTGATGTTATGAGACTTATAAACATTGGCTTTTGTTAATGCACTGCTGTACGTATGAaaatgactttaaaaaaaaaaatctacttcaATCAAAAACTAGCCTAAATTGTATTCAACGAGTGATTACTTTTTCATCCTTTTCCTGAAATGAAAACGTCTGTAAAGACTTAACACCTTATTCTACATTAAAGATAATCCCTGATTTACATCGAAATGCTTTTGCAAACACTTAAAGCTTGCACATCCCACAAACCTAAAATGCTGAA
The nucleotide sequence above comes from Lampris incognitus isolate fLamInc1 chromosome 10, fLamInc1.hap2, whole genome shotgun sequence. Encoded proteins:
- the mrps7 gene encoding 28S ribosomal protein S7, mitochondrial isoform X1, yielding MAASIASLLKPWTPRLVSVRWSRYNPYYMEPEISKEAYSIPETELTAEEKAQRELKALRPIKAATNGETSSVFNDPVLSKFINMIMKDGNKVLAREIVTETLENIKRKQVEKYHKAPEGKKEEIECNPYTIFHQALENCKPVIGLSSIQKGGKYYQVPVPLTDNRRRFLAMKWLITECRENKHRRTLMYEKLSEELLAAFIKEGNVIKKKFELHKMAEANRAFAHYRWW
- the mrps7 gene encoding 28S ribosomal protein S7, mitochondrial isoform X2, which gives rise to MEPEISKEAYSIPETELTAEEKAQRELKALRPIKAATNGETSSVFNDPVLSKFINMIMKDGNKVLAREIVTETLENIKRKQVEKYHKAPEGKKEEIECNPYTIFHQALENCKPVIGLSSIQKGGKYYQVPVPLTDNRRRFLAMKWLITECRENKHRRTLMYEKLSEELLAAFIKEGNVIKKKFELHKMAEANRAFAHYRWW